The Longimicrobiaceae bacterium genomic interval GGGTTCTCCGTGCTCGGCTACGACTACCGCGGCTACGGCGCGAGCACAGGCGCGCCGCCCAGCACGGAGGGAGCCTACCGGGACCTGGCGGCGGTCTACCGCTACGCGACGGAGGATCTCGGGATTCCGCCGAGCCGCATCGTCCTGTACGGGCGCTCCGTCGGCTCCGGTCCGGCGACGGACCTGGCGGCGCGCGAGCCGGTCGCCGGCCTGGTGATCGAAAGCGGCTTCACGAGCATCTTCCGCGTGGTCACGCGCGTGCCGCTGCTCCCCTTCGACCGGTTCCCCAACCTGAAGAACGTCCGGCGCGTGCGCTCCCCCGTGCTGGTGATCCACGGGACCGACGACGAGGTGATCCCGTTCTCGCACGGGAAGCAGCTCTACGAAGCCGCGGCGGAGCCGAAGCGGTTCCTGTGGGTGGGCGGGGCGGGCCACAACGACCTCGCCTGGGTGGCGCGGGACGCCTACTGGAACGCGCTGCGCGAGTTCGAGGCTCTTCTCCGGGACCGGGCGGCGGGGCCCTGAGCCCCGCGGGCCGTGCGCGCAGGTACTGCGGCGGCGAGCTACGATTCTTGCTGGACCCGAGTACATGAACGAGCCCGTGACCCTCGCCTCCGTGATCCGCTGCCCCTCCTGCGGGGCGGAGCGGGAGGAAGCCATGCCGACCGACGCGTGCCAGTTCTTCTACGAGTGCACCGCGTGCGGCCGGCTCCTGCGCCCCAGGGCGGGAGACTGCTGCGTCTTCTGCTCGTACGGGACTGTGCCCTGCCCGCCGGTCCAGCAGCAGGATCGCTGCTGTTGAGCGTGGGCCCGGACGCCTGCTCGTCCCGCAACGATCCGGGCACGGTCCCTGCCCCTCGCGCCGGCATGACCACGAGACCCCTCCTCCCCGCTCCCGCCCTCCTCCTCCTCGTCGCCTGCGGCGGAGGCGAGGGCGGCACCGCTTCGGTCCGCGGAGCCTTCCGCGAGGGCCAGCTCCCGGAAGGCTCCGACACCGTCCACGTCCGCGAGCAGGGCTCCTCCGCCCGCGTGCCGGTGGTGGGCGGAGCCTTCGCGCTGGAGGAGATCGCGCCGGGGGAGGCGACGCTGCGCTTCGGGCGGGGAGGCGACGCCGTCGCGCGGATGGAGCTGAGCGGGGTGCCGGAGGCTGGGGCGGTGGAGCTGCGGGCGATCCGCATCGACCGGGAGAGCGGGCTCGCCTTCCCCGGGTCCGTGGCGCTGGAGGGCGCGGAGACGGTGGTGGTGAACGGGCTGCGCTACGCCGCCCGGCCGCTCCCGCCGCGCGTGGACGCGGACGGGGTGGTGCTCGCCGCGGCCCCGGACGGCGACGCGTTCCTGGTGCGCCCCGCCGACCGGAGCCTCCCGGACCTGCGCGTGGTGGTCGGCCCGCTCACCGAGACGACAACCTCGGACGGCGACCCGGTCCCCGCGCGCGAGCTGGAGCGCGGCGATTCTGTCCGCGTGACCGGGCAGACGGAGGGCGGCTATCTGCTGGCGAGCCGCATCGTTGGGCCCAGGGCGCTGGCGCTCCGCCAGGCGGGAGCCGGTGAAGTCGCGGAGGACGACCGCTCGGCCCGCGCGGGCGCGACGGCGCCCCCCCGCAGACGGACCGAGCGCGCAGACCGCGAGGAGTCGAGAGGCAGAGACGAATCGAAGGGACGCGACGAGGCGAAAGGTCGCGACGAGTCGAAGGGACGCGATGAATCGAAAGGTCGCGATGAATCGAAAGGTCGCGACGACGGGCACGGCAGGGGGAAAGGACGGGGTGGGGAGAAGAGCCGCGGGAAGGGGAAGGGGTGAGGACACGCATGGCCCTCGCGGCAACCGCAGTTCGGCGCCTCCGCGCAGGGGGTGACAGGGAGGGGGTGGGGGTGGTCGGAGGAAGAAGTGGATGTTTGAGCGCAGCGAGTTCACTTCTTCCGGAGACTACCCCCGCCCCCGACCGCCACGCGCAGGAGTCCCGGCC includes:
- a CDS encoding alpha/beta hydrolase, which translates into the protein MLKTILLLAGLTYLALAAFAYFTADRQIFLPPAASYSARELPVTLVPADGGVRIAVLHLPNPASAFTILYSHGNAEDLGHLAPVLQELHEAGFSVLGYDYRGYGASTGAPPSTEGAYRDLAAVYRYATEDLGIPPSRIVLYGRSVGSGPATDLAAREPVAGLVIESGFTSIFRVVTRVPLLPFDRFPNLKNVRRVRSPVLVIHGTDDEVIPFSHGKQLYEAAAEPKRFLWVGGAGHNDLAWVARDAYWNALREFEALLRDRAAGP
- a CDS encoding GDCCVxC domain-containing (seleno)protein, with the translated sequence MNEPVTLASVIRCPSCGAEREEAMPTDACQFFYECTACGRLLRPRAGDCCVFCSYGTVPCPPVQQQDRCC